The following coding sequences are from one Paenibacillus sp. JDR-2 window:
- a CDS encoding THUMP domain-containing class I SAM-dependent RNA methyltransferase — MTTINLIATAPMGLEAVVARELKNLGYTDLQVENGRVRFTGQPIDICRTNLWLRSAGRILVNMGEFKAATFEELFEGTKALDWPEWIPEDGEFPVNGRSQKSQLTSVPACQSIVKKAVVEKMKDRYGTEWFHEDGGRYVIEVTLMNDMAMLTLDTTGAGLHQRGYRKVSTEAPIRETMAAALVDLSRWTPERPLYDPFCGSGTILVEAAMMAWNIAPGLRRSFDAEGWPLVPHELWDEAREEAFDAVKDDIPLQIAGSDIDPYAIEIAEAAVKKAGFGKEIKLKVMPVAKIKPEGDYGVIITNPPYGERLGDDKDAEMALMQFGRSALYLPTWSFFAISPSASVEHYFGKPADKKRKLFNGRIQCNYYQFFGPLPPRK, encoded by the coding sequence ATGACAACGATTAATCTGATCGCTACCGCACCGATGGGACTGGAAGCGGTCGTTGCGCGCGAGCTGAAAAATCTCGGCTACACAGACCTTCAGGTGGAGAACGGCCGTGTCCGTTTCACCGGGCAGCCGATCGATATTTGCCGCACAAACCTGTGGCTCCGCTCCGCGGGACGCATTCTCGTAAATATGGGCGAATTCAAAGCAGCAACCTTCGAAGAGCTTTTCGAAGGAACAAAAGCACTGGATTGGCCGGAATGGATTCCGGAAGACGGGGAGTTTCCCGTTAACGGCCGTTCGCAGAAGTCGCAGCTGACCAGCGTTCCTGCCTGCCAAAGTATCGTCAAGAAAGCCGTAGTCGAGAAAATGAAGGACCGCTACGGCACCGAATGGTTCCACGAGGACGGCGGCCGTTATGTTATTGAAGTGACGCTTATGAACGATATGGCGATGCTGACGCTTGATACAACGGGAGCAGGTCTCCACCAGCGCGGCTACCGCAAAGTATCGACCGAAGCGCCAATCCGCGAAACGATGGCTGCAGCCCTTGTTGACCTCAGCCGCTGGACCCCTGAGCGTCCGCTGTATGATCCGTTCTGCGGCTCCGGCACGATTCTCGTGGAGGCTGCCATGATGGCCTGGAATATCGCCCCCGGCCTTCGCCGTTCGTTTGACGCGGAAGGCTGGCCGCTTGTCCCTCACGAGCTGTGGGATGAAGCGCGTGAAGAAGCTTTTGACGCCGTGAAGGATGATATCCCTCTGCAAATCGCAGGCTCCGACATTGATCCTTATGCCATAGAAATTGCGGAAGCCGCGGTTAAAAAGGCAGGTTTTGGCAAAGAAATTAAGTTAAAGGTTATGCCGGTGGCAAAGATCAAGCCTGAAGGCGATTATGGCGTCATTATTACGAACCCTCCATATGGCGAACGCTTAGGCGACGACAAGGATGCGGAAATGGCATTGATGCAATTCGGACGTTCCGCGCTTTATTTGCCGACATGGTCTTTCTTTGCCATCAGCCCGTCTGCAAGCGTCGAGCATTATTTCGGCAAGCCAGCGGATAAGAAGCGCAAGCTGTTTAACGGCCGCATCCAATGCAATTACTACCAGTTCTTCGGCCCGCTGCCTCCCCGGAAATAA
- a CDS encoding O-methyltransferase: protein MTDEQYVDGLYGEDQDLVRTKKGIADRGMPDISIADGYGRLLTMLAKMNGAKKALEIGALGGYSGICIARGLADGGLLTSLELKAEYAEAAKVHMTEAGLGDAVEYIIGDARESLVKLQEEGRTFDFFFIDADKEGYPVYLEHAIALSNPGAVIIGDNILLRGRTTDSAKEGPSVKAVRSFNQQIASDERLMSTVLPGYDGLAIAIVK, encoded by the coding sequence TTGACAGACGAACAATATGTTGACGGGCTATATGGCGAAGATCAGGACCTTGTCCGTACAAAAAAAGGGATTGCCGACCGCGGCATGCCCGATATATCGATTGCTGACGGATACGGCAGGCTTCTGACGATGCTCGCCAAGATGAATGGGGCGAAGAAGGCGCTTGAGATTGGAGCGCTTGGCGGATACAGCGGGATCTGCATTGCCCGGGGTCTAGCCGATGGAGGATTGCTTACTTCATTAGAGCTCAAGGCGGAATACGCGGAAGCAGCCAAGGTGCATATGACGGAAGCGGGTCTTGGCGATGCCGTTGAATATATAATCGGGGATGCCCGGGAAAGCCTCGTGAAGCTGCAGGAAGAAGGAAGAACATTCGATTTCTTCTTTATTGATGCCGACAAGGAAGGTTACCCGGTTTATCTGGAGCATGCCATTGCGCTCTCCAATCCGGGTGCGGTCATAATCGGCGATAACATTCTGCTGCGGGGCCGCACGACGGATTCGGCCAAGGAAGGTCCGTCCGTAAAAGCCGTCCGCAGCTTTAATCAGCAAATTGCAAGCGACGAACGCCTTATGAGCACCGTTCTCCCGGGGTATGACGGTCTTGCGATTGCGATCGTAAAATAA